In the genome of Photobacterium sp. TY1-4, one region contains:
- the rpoZ gene encoding DNA-directed RNA polymerase subunit omega, with protein MARVTVQDAVDKIGNRFDLIQIASRRARQMQTGGKDPLVPEENDKYTVIALREIEEGLITKDILDARERQELQEQEAAELAAVSAIAGDHR; from the coding sequence ATGGCACGCGTAACCGTTCAAGACGCTGTTGATAAAATTGGCAACCGTTTCGATCTGATCCAAATTGCTTCACGCCGCGCTCGTCAGATGCAAACTGGCGGTAAGGATCCACTGGTTCCGGAAGAAAACGACAAGTACACCGTGATCGCCCTGCGCGAGATCGAAGAAGGTCTGATCACCAAAGACATCCTGGATGCCCGTGAGCGTCAGGAACTTCAAGAGCAAGAAGCGGCAGAGCTAGCAGCTGTGAGCGCGATTGCAGGCGACCACCGTTAA
- the gmk gene encoding guanylate kinase yields the protein MSKGTLYIVSAPSGAGKSSLINALLETNPTYDMKVSVSHTTRGMRPGEEHGVHYNFVSVEEFTDLVEQGAFLEHAEVFGNYYGTSRPWIEQQLDKGIDVFLDIDWQGARQIRKQMPQAKSLFILPPSKEELERRLNARGQDSDAVIERRMQEARSEISHYDEYDYVIVNDDFDVALMDFKAIIRAERLKQDKQAAKYNSMITALLAQQ from the coding sequence ATGAGCAAAGGTACACTTTACATCGTGTCGGCCCCAAGTGGCGCGGGCAAATCCAGTTTGATTAACGCCCTTCTTGAGACTAACCCGACCTATGATATGAAGGTATCCGTCTCCCACACCACACGCGGTATGCGTCCCGGCGAAGAGCATGGTGTTCATTACAATTTCGTCAGTGTCGAAGAATTTACTGATCTGGTCGAGCAGGGCGCCTTTCTGGAGCATGCTGAAGTGTTCGGCAACTATTACGGCACATCCCGTCCGTGGATTGAGCAGCAACTGGACAAAGGCATTGATGTGTTCCTGGATATCGACTGGCAGGGTGCGCGTCAAATCCGCAAGCAGATGCCGCAAGCCAAGAGCCTGTTTATTCTGCCACCTTCCAAAGAAGAGCTGGAACGTCGCCTCAATGCCCGGGGTCAGGACAGCGATGCCGTGATTGAGCGCCGGATGCAGGAAGCCCGCTCAGAGATCTCTCACTACGATGAGTACGACTATGTGATCGTTAACGACGATTTCGATGTCGCGCTGATGGACTTCAAAGCCATTATCCGTGCTGAGCGATTGAAGCAGGACAAACAAGCTGCTAAATATAACAGCATGATCACTGCCCTACTGGCGCAGCAGTAA